The DNA region CCGCTCCGCCTACCATGCCCATTGCTGCAAATGGAGTAGGTATGCTGCTTGACGAGCTTCAACACCTCCTCGCTCTTCGCAACGGCTTCTACGCCTTGGAAGGGGCTGTTCATCTTCTTCCCGCTGCACCTAGCGGCCTAACACTCAGCTTTTGGAATGCTTCGGAAACCTGGCGCTTCGCCTATGAGGAGCTAACCGACGGTTACTTCTTTTTCGCACAGGACGTCTTCGGCAACCCCTTCGCATTGCATCAGACGGGGGTTGTTCTGTTCGATGCCGAAACAGGTGCTACAGAGTTAGTCGCCCCCACTGTTGCTGGATGGGCTGAGGCTGTCATTAGCAACGATTACTGGAGTGGCTGGTCGCTGGCCCAAGCTTGGCAAAGTCAATACGGCTCTCTACTGCAAGATCACCGACTGGTGCCTACGCAACCCTTCGTGCTGGGTGGAGCTTTCGACATGGGCAATCTGAAAGCGGTGCCCGCAGTGGAAGGAATGCGTTTCCGAGGGCATCTGGCGACTCAACTCCGGGACTTACCCAATGGCGCAAAAATCCAATTGACGATAACCTGATGGCAGCGGCATCAGGAGCCCGTCCGCCCTCTAACCCTCTCCCCCGTCCTTGAGCCCGCGAATCTCCTCGATAAATCTTTCCAGGCTGTCGAAGTCCCGGTACACGCTGGCGAAGCGGATGTAGGCCACGTCGTCGAGGGGGCGCAGGAAGCTCATCGCGCGCTTGCCGATCTCGCCGCTCGAAATCTCGGGAACCTGCACCTCGTCCTCGAAGCCGTAGGCGAAGGCGCGGAGCAGTTCGGCGGGCACCGGGCGCTTCTCGGTGGCGAGGGTCAGGCCGCGCAGGAGCTTGTCGGGGTTGAAGGCTTCCCGCTGGCCGCCGCGCTTGACGACCATCAGGGGTTCGAGTTGGGCACGCTCATAGGTGGTGAATCGCCGGGCGCAGCGCAGGCACTCGCGGCGACGGCGAATGCTCGCCCCGTCGTCGCTGGGGCGCGAGTTCACGACCTTGGAGTCGGGCGCCGAGCAATACGGGCACCTCACAGCAGCAGGGCGGGATCGGGAGCACGCACCCGGGGCGCGGGCGGCAGGGGCACCTCCAGGACGGTGCCGCGCAGGTGGAGCAGGGCCGGGGTGGCGAGGGCGAGGACAGCGTCCGCCAGCGGTCGGTCGAGGGCCTCCTCCCCGGTGCTCGCCCGCCCCGGCAGCACGAGGTTGATCCGCAACTCCTCATCCTGGGCGTGTTCCACCAGTCCCCGGATCGCGCCCCGCTGGGGATGGACCTGTAATCCCCGCTCGTCGAGGTGCGGGCCGACGATGGTAAGCCAGGTGCCACCCAGGCGACGACGGACGATCTGCGCTATCCCGACGCTGCTCTTCACGTTGCAGTTGAAGAGCTCCATCCACTCGGCCTCGCTGAGCATCGTGAAGTTGGTGTGCGCCCGCTTGTCGGCGAGGTGAACGATGCCGTGCAGCGCCCCGAAGATCTCCAGGATGCGGGTCTGCGCGCTCAGCCAGTCGAGGGGCACGCCCACGTCCGCCTTGATGGGCACGGCGGTCCCGCCTGCGAGTTCCAGGGTACTCGCGGCGGCGGCCAGCGTCTCGCTGTTGCCCCCGACGAGCACCACGCTCGCGCCAGCCCGCGCCAGCGCCGCGCTGATCGTCCGGCCGTACCCCTGGTCCGCGCTCGTCACGGCGATCACCTGCCCGTCCAGGGCGGGCGCGGCACGGAAAGAGGAGGCGGAGGTCATGCCCCTCAGCATAGCGCCCCCAACCCCTCCGGCAAGGAGGCGAAGGGAATCAGCCCGCGTGCGGCAGGGGACGCAGGGCGCCCAGCGGCAGCTCGCCCGCCCGATGGCCCTTGCCGCACGGCTCGCACCAGTACGCCTGGTCCCCGTCGCGGGTGTCGTAAAGCGAAAGGGGTTGACCGCACAACGGGCAGACATGAATGTACCCGCGTCCGCTGGTGGGATGATGGTCCTCTTTGATACGTAACGGACGTTTCATATTCTGATTGTAGCAGAAAAACAAGAGTGGGAAACGCCCCGACCTCGTCCAGGCCGTCGCTTTCCCACACCTCGTTGTTCCCGGAGGGGTGGCAAGGGCAGCCCGCCCCTCGGCCCCGTCCTACAGGTCGGGCTCGTCGTTCGCGTCGTCGGCGATCTCGGGCACGGCGGGGCCTACCCCGACCCGGCGCCGTTTGCGGAGCATGGCGGGCTCCTTGTCGAGGTTGAAGACGAAGTGCCGGGGCCGCCGCTCGCGCAGCCACGTTTCCAGCGCGACGAGGCGGGGCCGGAAACGGATAAATTCGCGCAGTTGCCGGATGGGCACGAACCGGGCCTCCTGCACGTCTCGGTCGGGGTCGCGGGGCTGAAGCGTGCCGCCGACCTCCCGGCCCGTGTAGAAAAACTGGAGGTGGTGACCCCACGTCTGCGCCTGGAACTCGACGATGAAGGCGAGGTCGCGCAGCTCCACGACGAGCCCCGTCTCCTCGTAGGTCTCGCGCCGCGCCCCCTCCTGCACGAGTTCGCCCGTCTCCAGGCCGCCCTTGGGCAGCGACCAGCGCCCCCGCTCGCGCACGAGCAGGATTTCGTCCCCGCGCAGCACGATGCACCCCACCCCGATGCGCGGCTCGGCGAGGGACCGTTTCTGCCCGCGCTTCTGCGGAGCGGCGGGAACAGGCACCGTCGTGACGGAGGGAATCTGCCCGGGCGCGGGCGACACCCCGGGGCGCGTGTTCCGCCTGCGCCTGCGCCGCCGCTGCCCTCCCGCCCCGCCCGTGGCCGCCTTCAGGTCGTCCGTCATCAGACGCCCTCCGGCGCGAGGTCGTTGAAGCGCACATGGGCCGAGTGGAACTGCAACTTCACCGTGCCGACGGGACCGTTGCGCTGCTTGCCGATAATAATTTCGGCGATGCCCTGCTGATCAGTGTCCTTGTTGTAATATTCGTCGCGGTATATAAACATAACGATATCTGCGTCCTGTTCAATCGCGCCCGATTCCCTCAAATCGGAGAGCATCGGTCTGTGATTCGGCCTTTGCTCTACCGCACGGCTCAATTGACTCAAAACCATGATCGGCACCTCCAGCTCACGCGCCAGTCCTTTCAAACCACGCGAGATAGTGCTGATCTCCTGCTGTCTGTTGTCACTTCCACCGCTGTTCTTGCCGCCTGACATGAGTTGCAGGTAGTCGATGACGACGAGCCCGAGCTGCCCATGCTGCGCGGCGATACGGCGGAGCTTGCTGCGGAGGCCGTTGAGCGTTAGGTCCGGCTCGTCGTCGATGACCATCGGGGCCTCGGCGAGGCGGCCCGCCGCGTGCGCGAGCCGCTCGAAGTCTCGCTCGTTGAGCTGCCCGCTGCGGATGCGGTTCATGTCCACGCGCGCTTCACTGCACAACATCCGCAGGGCGAGTTGCACGCTCGGCATCTCCAGGCTGAAGACCGCGACCGTCTTCTCGCCGCGCAGGGCGACGTTCTGGGCGATGGAGAGGGCGAAGGCCGTGTTGTGCAGGCAGATGTCGGCGGCGATGAAGTTGGCGTCTCCCGGCACGGTCAGGTCGTACACCTGCCGCTCGCCCACGTCCTCAATGGAGACGATGTCGTCCCAGTACAGCTCGTCGCTGCCCAGCAGGACGAGGTGGGGGTCACCCAGGACGGCGGCGTAACGGGCGACACGGGTCTGGGGAAGGCCGCCTCCCGTATGGGCGTTAAAGCCACCCCCGGTCCTCTCCCCGGCGGCGCGGGCGAGCGCCGAAAGACTCATACCCTGTGCCCCTGCCGCCCGCCGCACATGCGCCCACGCCCCGGCGGGGGGATGGCCGACGTTGCTGCGCGTGCCGGGGCTGATCGGGAGAGCCCGCGCCGCCTTCTCCCCCAGCCACCCGATCTTCGTCTGGTAGTCCGCCACGCTGCGCGGCTCGGTGATCTCCACCCGCCACGCGCGTTCACCCTTGCGCCACAGCTTACTCACGATGCCGAAGCGCACGAGCGCGTGATGCACGTCCCGTGCCAGCGCCTCACTCGCCACCGTGAACTCGATCCGTGCCTTCCCGGCGAGGGCGTACACCGTACCGTCGCAACTCATCAGAACGCGCAGGAAGGAGGCGAGCCCGTCCCGCGTGAGCGTCCAGACCCCGCCCGGGAAGCTCTTCGCCTCCGCGTGCTTCCCCCACATCCCGAGTTCGCGCAGCCAGTCGGTCAGGGGATTGAGACAGTCCTTGCGTTCCCCCACCTGCCACTTCCGGCTGAGCCGATAGTCGATGCCCGTGCGCGCGTCCGCGTGCATCTCCACCTTGGGGAACTCGGCGGCGAGGCAGGCACGGAAGTCCTCGACTAGGGTGGGGTCGGCATTCGTCCACCTTGGACTGCTTTGCGTCAGCCCCCCTTCCGCCAGCAGGTAGGCGAGGAGGCGCACGCGCTCGGCACTCAGCACGTCCCGTTCCCCGAACACAGGCACGGCGCGCGGCGCCGCGATGCGGTCCCCCACCCGCAGGTCGTACAGCGGGGTCCAGCCGTCCACGCCCAGGAAGGGGTGATGGGGCGTCGTCTCCACCACCCGGCCCGTGCGGGTCGTCACCCGGCGCACCGCCTTCACGCCGCTGTCGATCCAGGCCCCCACCCGCGACTCGCGCACGGTCCCGTCCGGGGTCACGCTGAGCACCGTGGGCAGCTCCCGCCGCACGAAGTCCTCGACCGTGATCCTCTCCCCGGTCCCCGGCACGTCGATGAGGGTGTCCGCCGTCACGCACTTGCCCATCGAGGGCCGCGCCGCCAGCACGTTCAGGCTCCCCTTCTGGAGGCCGCTGATCTGCTCGTCGAGGTCCCGAAAGCCGCTGCTCACCCCGTCGGGGATGCCCTTGTTGGCGTGCAGCAGGGTGATGTACTCGAAGGTGTCGTGGACGACCTCGCTCATCTCCTGGAAGCCCTCGGCCTTCTTCTGCTCGGCGACCTCGAAGATCAGTTTCTCGGCACGGTCGAGGAGGTCCTCCAAGGGAAGCTGAGCCTCGTAGGCGAGTTGCATCGCCTTGCCCGACGCGCTGATGAGCTGCCGCAGCGTATGTTTTTCCTGCACGATCCGCGCGTAGTGCTCAGCGTAGGCGGCGGTGGGCACCTGATCCGCCAGCCCGATCAGGTAGGTGAGCCCGCCCACCTCGTCGAGCTGCCCCCGCACCCGCAGGTCCTCGCTGAGGGTCACCAGATCGACCGGCTCGCCCCGCTCCTGCAACGTGCGCATCGCCGCGAAGATCTTGCGGTGACCCTCCCGGTAGAACATCTCAGGGCCGACCGTGTCGCCCAGTTGCGCAAGCGTATCGTTATCGAGCAGGATGCTCCCCAGCACGCTGATCTCGGCGTCGTTGCTGTGCGGGGGAACGCGCGGCGTGAGTTCCAAAGGGAAACCTCTTTCAGGCACGTCACGCCGGGCGCCTCGCCCAGGGTGGACGACGCGCGGCACGTGCCGGGAATGAATTTGCTGGGGTCGGGGCTCGACCCATTCGCCCGGTCTGGACCCGGCTGAACTGCCGCGCATCATACCACCCCGGCCCCGGCTGTACCGCCTCCCCCTCGGGACCCCCGCCCTTAGACACCCGGCAGTAAGAGGGCTGTTAGGGCTCCTTTCCTAACCTCTTCTCAGCAAGGACGGGAGACACCCGCACCTGCCCCGGCCATAGCCAGCCGACTGTAGACATCCCTCCCTTATCCGGTCGGCACCAGAGGAGAAGAAAATGAAGAACCAGAAGCGTACGCAGGGCTTTACTCTCATCGAGCTGCTCATCGTGATCGCCATCATCGGCATCCTGGCGGCGGTGCTCATCCCGAACCTGCTCAGCGCCCGCAACCGCGCCAACGACAGCGCCGTGCAGAGCTTCGTTCGCAACACCGTGACCGCCGTCGAGGCCAACCGTAACTCCGTGACCCAGGCTCTGCCGACCGAGACGAACTGCGCCACCCTCCAGAACGTCACGGCCCCCGCTGGCCTGACGAGCTGCGCTATTACCTACAACACCGCCGCCGACAGCTACACCATTGCTGCCGTCAGCAAGACGGGCAAGACCTTCAGCTACGACGGCAAGCAGATCACCGGCAGCTAAACCCTACGGTGGTTCACCGACCCTCACCGACTGTGGTGGGGGTTTCTTCATATCGGGTGTCAACATCATGAACCTGGGACGATCACAACGAATAGCTCGCGGTTTCACCCTGGTAGAGCTCCTCATCACGATAGCCATTCTTGGTGTGCTCGCGAGCGTCCTCATCCCCAACTTAATGTCTGCCCGCCGCCATTCTAATAACGGCGCGGCAATCGCCTATCTACGGCATTGCATTACTTCCATAGAATCTGCGCGTGATGCAGTCAACCAGAAACTTCCTAATGTAACGAGTTGCGAAGATTCACTGTTAGGCGAGGCCCGCCTCTCACGTCCTAGCTCTGTAATCAGCACCGTAATTGAGATCAACCCGGGCAATGACGACTACACAGTTACAGTCAACAGCGTGACCGAGAAGACCTTTTATCACAACGGAAGAACGGTCGTTACCGGGGACTAAGGTTGACGAGGATGACTCAGACGCAAGCCCACAGGCCAGAAGGTTTCACCAACACGGCACCCGGATTGCTCCTGCTGGCGCTCTGGGTGCTTCCTCTCCTGATCAACCCCGTCGTCGCCCTGTCCTTCGACGAGGTTTACCTAGCCCCCAAAGTCCTGTGGATCTACGCCGCCCTGCTGCCCTCCGCCCTGCTTGTCCTCTGGCGTTACCGGGAAGCGCTTCGTAATACTCGGGGTCTGCTCATCCTCCTGGCCGCCTGGATTGGCTGGCTCATTCTGTCCACACTCCTGAATCGCGCAGGCTGGCCCGGCTGGTGGGGCACCTCCGACCGGGCGGACGGCATGCTGATGCACCTGATCTACGCTGTGCTGCTGCTGGCAGGTTTTGCCTGGATGCGCTCGAACTCCGAGGCACCTCTCCTCTTGGGGCGGACAATCCTCCTCGGAGGGGCCCTGCTTGCCGTCACCAGCATCCTGCAACAGGTCGGACTGATGGGCGTGCCGGGAGAAGGGGCGATGGCGGGCGTGAGCGCCACACCCTACGGCGGCACCCTCGGTAACCGGGGCTACATGGGAGGGGCACTGGCCCTGCTGCTGCCCGTGGCTCTTGCCACCCTGGCGGCACAGCCTCGTCGCGGGTGGCATTGGCTGGCGGTGGTGTTGATGACCTGGGGTTGGGCGGGGTCGTTGACCCGAGGAGCCTGGATTGCAGGGGCCCTGGGGCTCCTCTGGTTGCTCGTGTGGGCCCGCCCCCGGCCTACTTTTCGGACGTGGGCGGCCGTCTTGTTTGGGGTTGCGTTGAGCGTCGTGACAGTTTCCGTTCGGGGTGAGGGGCGGGCTTTTAACCTGTCGAGCGACTCGAACGGAACCGGTCAGGCGATAGCGGACAGCAGTGGACGGCGCGTGCTGTGGCAGTCTGCCCTCTTTGGGATCTCCAAGCGCCCTCTCTTCGGTTGGGGCACTCCTGCCCTGTGGCAGGCCATGAACGAACGCCCGGTGAACGAGTTGCTGGAAGACACCGGTCAAGAAAGCCCCGCAAAGGCTGAACACCCGAACCCCGCTTCCATGCAAGCTCACCACTTCGTGGTGACGCACCTGAACGTTGAGCGCGAGCAGACCCGGAATAAACCCCTGGCGAGCGAGCGCCAGACGGGCCTCCGGCAGGATGAGCCCGCCAACGTCAAACGCCTGAACGCCGCACCTACGGAAGCTCCCCGCTTCTTAGTCATCCACCCGGGCGGCAAACGCGAGCTGGTGGTCCTTCCCATCAACAAGGTCCACAACGAGTACCTGGACTACGCCTTGACCTACGGTCTTCCTGCCGCCCTTCTGTTCACGGCCCTGGTGGCTACAGCCCTGTGGTCGAGCCGAACGTTTCTGCCCGGTATCTCCGCCGGTCTCCTCGCCTACGCTGCTTACCTGCTTACGTGGCCCGAGATCATCCGCTTCGCTCCTCTCGCCTGGTTCATGATGGGCATTGCTCTCGCCACCCAGCACAAGCGGCGGCGTGACTCTCGGACGTAACCCCCTATGTTCGCCCATGTGATCGCCACGACTCAAACCACATCTATTGCTGCTTCTCACGCCCCCACACAACCTCCTTGAGAAGTCGCCGGTTCCTCTCGGACCTCTCCGAGGCGGGGCACTCTCCGCGCTACCCTCTCCCCATGACCACCTTCGCCCTCAAGGAATGGGATACCCAGTGTCAGGCGCTCACCTCCGGCCGCTCGGCCCTCCTGATCCGCAAGGGCGGCATCATGGAAACCCACGAGGGATTCGAGGTCGAACACCGCGCCTTCCTCCTCTACCCTACCTTCCTGCACCAGAACCCGGCCGAGTTGCGCCCCGAGTTCACGGGCCTGCTGCGGGATGACCCGGAGCTGGGAAAGATCGTGCCCCCCGCCCTCGCCGAGGTGGTGGCCGTCTACAGGGTCGAGTCGCTGGAGCAGGCGCTTGCCCTGGAGCCGGAGCAGGCGCTCACGGCGGGGGCCATCGAGCGGCGCTTCCATTACCGAAATCGCCCGTGGGTTCACGCGCTGCTGCTGCGGGTGCGCCCGCTCACCGCGCCACTGCGGCTCCCCGAGACGCCCGAGATGCTGGGCTGCGTGAGTTGGGTGCCGCTGGGAAACGTGACCTTCGAGGCGGGCCCCCCCGTGCTGGGCGAGACGGAGTTGGAGGAGAGGCGGGCGGCGTTGGAGGACCGGCTCGCCGTGGGCGCCCGGGGTTGAGCTTCTCCCCTCCTGCAAGTCAAAAAGAAGAAGGGAAAGGCCCGCGAGCCTTCCCCTCCCGACCCGCCTCCCGACTTACTGGGCGGCGATGGCCTCCAGGTCGTAGTTGTTGAGCAGCGTGGTCTGAACGTTTCCGTTCGCGCTGTTGTAGATGTTCCAGCCGCGCCGGGTGCCGCCAAAGAACTGGTTGTCGCGCTGGGTGTACACGAGGAGCTTGCCGTTGTCGCGGCTGAGCACCGTGTCGCCGGTGTTGAAGCGGTTGTCGTTGTTGGCGTCGCGGAAGACGATCACGCGGTAGGTACCGAAGGGAACATTGGTGGGCAGGTCGAGGGCGAAGCCTCCCGTCAGGAACTTGTCGATGACCTGCGACTGGGTGCCGTCGGCGGTGTACTGGCCGTTATTGAAGCCCACGAGGGCAAGGCCGAGGTTCTGGTTGGCGCTGAAGCCGCGCAGTT from Deinococcus aetherius includes:
- a CDS encoding prepilin-type N-terminal cleavage/methylation domain-containing protein: MKNQKRTQGFTLIELLIVIAIIGILAAVLIPNLLSARNRANDSAVQSFVRNTVTAVEANRNSVTQALPTETNCATLQNVTAPAGLTSCAITYNTAADSYTIAAVSKTGKTFSYDGKQITGS
- a CDS encoding SDR family oxidoreductase, translated to MTSASSFRAAPALDGQVIAVTSADQGYGRTISAALARAGASVVLVGGNSETLAAAASTLELAGGTAVPIKADVGVPLDWLSAQTRILEIFGALHGIVHLADKRAHTNFTMLSEAEWMELFNCNVKSSVGIAQIVRRRLGGTWLTIVGPHLDERGLQVHPQRGAIRGLVEHAQDEELRINLVLPGRASTGEEALDRPLADAVLALATPALLHLRGTVLEVPLPPAPRVRAPDPALLL
- the dnaB gene encoding replicative DNA helicase, yielding MMRGSSAGSRPGEWVEPRPQQIHSRHVPRVVHPGRGARRDVPERGFPLELTPRVPPHSNDAEISVLGSILLDNDTLAQLGDTVGPEMFYREGHRKIFAAMRTLQERGEPVDLVTLSEDLRVRGQLDEVGGLTYLIGLADQVPTAAYAEHYARIVQEKHTLRQLISASGKAMQLAYEAQLPLEDLLDRAEKLIFEVAEQKKAEGFQEMSEVVHDTFEYITLLHANKGIPDGVSSGFRDLDEQISGLQKGSLNVLAARPSMGKCVTADTLIDVPGTGERITVEDFVRRELPTVLSVTPDGTVRESRVGAWIDSGVKAVRRVTTRTGRVVETTPHHPFLGVDGWTPLYDLRVGDRIAAPRAVPVFGERDVLSAERVRLLAYLLAEGGLTQSSPRWTNADPTLVEDFRACLAAEFPKVEMHADARTGIDYRLSRKWQVGERKDCLNPLTDWLRELGMWGKHAEAKSFPGGVWTLTRDGLASFLRVLMSCDGTVYALAGKARIEFTVASEALARDVHHALVRFGIVSKLWRKGERAWRVEITEPRSVADYQTKIGWLGEKAARALPISPGTRSNVGHPPAGAWAHVRRAAGAQGMSLSALARAAGERTGGGFNAHTGGGLPQTRVARYAAVLGDPHLVLLGSDELYWDDIVSIEDVGERQVYDLTVPGDANFIAADICLHNTAFALSIAQNVALRGEKTVAVFSLEMPSVQLALRMLCSEARVDMNRIRSGQLNERDFERLAHAAGRLAEAPMVIDDEPDLTLNGLRSKLRRIAAQHGQLGLVVIDYLQLMSGGKNSGGSDNRQQEISTISRGLKGLARELEVPIMVLSQLSRAVEQRPNHRPMLSDLRESGAIEQDADIVMFIYRDEYYNKDTDQQGIAEIIIGKQRNGPVGTVKLQFHSAHVRFNDLAPEGV
- a CDS encoding NUDIX hydrolase; the encoded protein is MTDDLKAATGGAGGQRRRRRRRNTRPGVSPAPGQIPSVTTVPVPAAPQKRGQKRSLAEPRIGVGCIVLRGDEILLVRERGRWSLPKGGLETGELVQEGARRETYEETGLVVELRDLAFIVEFQAQTWGHHLQFFYTGREVGGTLQPRDPDRDVQEARFVPIRQLREFIRFRPRLVALETWLRERRPRHFVFNLDKEPAMLRKRRRVGVGPAVPEIADDANDEPDL
- a CDS encoding prepilin-type N-terminal cleavage/methylation domain-containing protein translates to MNLGRSQRIARGFTLVELLITIAILGVLASVLIPNLMSARRHSNNGAAIAYLRHCITSIESARDAVNQKLPNVTSCEDSLLGEARLSRPSSVISTVIEINPGNDDYTVTVNSVTEKTFYHNGRTVVTGD
- a CDS encoding O-antigen ligase family protein, which gives rise to MTQTQAHRPEGFTNTAPGLLLLALWVLPLLINPVVALSFDEVYLAPKVLWIYAALLPSALLVLWRYREALRNTRGLLILLAAWIGWLILSTLLNRAGWPGWWGTSDRADGMLMHLIYAVLLLAGFAWMRSNSEAPLLLGRTILLGGALLAVTSILQQVGLMGVPGEGAMAGVSATPYGGTLGNRGYMGGALALLLPVALATLAAQPRRGWHWLAVVLMTWGWAGSLTRGAWIAGALGLLWLLVWARPRPTFRTWAAVLFGVALSVVTVSVRGEGRAFNLSSDSNGTGQAIADSSGRRVLWQSALFGISKRPLFGWGTPALWQAMNERPVNELLEDTGQESPAKAEHPNPASMQAHHFVVTHLNVEREQTRNKPLASERQTGLRQDEPANVKRLNAAPTEAPRFLVIHPGGKRELVVLPINKVHNEYLDYALTYGLPAALLFTALVATALWSSRTFLPGISAGLLAYAAYLLTWPEIIRFAPLAWFMMGIALATQHKRRRDSRT
- the nrdR gene encoding transcriptional regulator NrdR, giving the protein MRCPYCSAPDSKVVNSRPSDDGASIRRRRECLRCARRFTTYERAQLEPLMVVKRGGQREAFNPDKLLRGLTLATEKRPVPAELLRAFAYGFEDEVQVPEISSGEIGKRAMSFLRPLDDVAYIRFASVYRDFDSLERFIEEIRGLKDGGEG
- a CDS encoding SMI1/KNR4 family protein, coding for MLLDELQHLLALRNGFYALEGAVHLLPAAPSGLTLSFWNASETWRFAYEELTDGYFFFAQDVFGNPFALHQTGVVLFDAETGATELVAPTVAGWAEAVISNDYWSGWSLAQAWQSQYGSLLQDHRLVPTQPFVLGGAFDMGNLKAVPAVEGMRFRGHLATQLRDLPNGAKIQLTIT
- a CDS encoding DUF1802 family protein, coding for MTTFALKEWDTQCQALTSGRSALLIRKGGIMETHEGFEVEHRAFLLYPTFLHQNPAELRPEFTGLLRDDPELGKIVPPALAEVVAVYRVESLEQALALEPEQALTAGAIERRFHYRNRPWVHALLLRVRPLTAPLRLPETPEMLGCVSWVPLGNVTFEAGPPVLGETELEERRAALEDRLAVGARG